CAAAAAGTGTCGATTTGTTAGTAAATTCAGATAGTATCGTACACAGAATTCAAGGATATCCTGACCTTCCGTATGACATTAATGAGCAAAAAGAATGGATTAATGGTATTCTCTCCGGTACTATCGTAGGATGTGAGATCTCTGGTGTGTTAGGTTGCCTAATGGCGTCTATATTAACTTCAGGAATAGTTTAGTTAGGATCAATTCATACGTATGTAGACAAAGGTATTGAAAAGTAAATGATTTTTTTTGGTCTAATCTTTAATATTACTCTTGTTTCGTCTGGTTTACTTATCGGATACTTATCTAGATTCAAATATTTTTTTGATAATTTATTGAAATGATGGTCCGCCCCTTCGGTCGTCTTATCGATCACGTTCCCCATAATTGAAGCACTTTCGTAAGGGTTTGCCATGCTAAATACCGACAAACTTACCTTATCGTTAATAACTGTATTCTTATCCTTTGTCCTTCCCAAGGCTGTGTTTACCAATAAATCATGATTATCATCATAATCTATCCAAATTGGAGTGACTTGAGGATAACCATTAGGCATTATAGTGGCAAAAGATGCAAAGTTTTTTCCATTCAAGAGGTTTAACACTTGATGACTAATCATAGTTTCTATCTAACAGATAAAAATATAACTTTTGCAATTAAGAGTTCGGACCAAATATACTATTTATAGTAATGAGAAGGAAATTAAAT
This Candidatus Nitrosocosmicus oleophilus DNA region includes the following protein-coding sequences:
- a CDS encoding pyridoxamine 5'-phosphate oxidase family protein: MISHQVLNLLNGKNFASFATIMPNGYPQVTPIWIDYDDNHDLLVNTALGRTKDKNTVINDKVSLSVFSMANPYESASIMGNVIDKTTEGADHHFNKLSKKYLNLDKYPISKPDETRVILKIRPKKIIYFSIPLSTYV